In Festucalex cinctus isolate MCC-2025b chromosome 5, RoL_Fcin_1.0, whole genome shotgun sequence, a single genomic region encodes these proteins:
- the selenoe gene encoding selenoprotein e yields the protein MLLTFLTLAVAVTTASDNETAVAPDSRIVIARGKLLAPSVVGUGIKKMPELHHFLLERWALYHNLEYDSSEEVDPRLVFYNDKDEVIKTVSVKGMKALEIAALLDSLGFYKRSQKGEEVPEEFQNFPLHAPRDEL from the exons ATGTTGTTGACCTTCTTGACGCTTGCCGTCGCGGTGACAACGGCAAGCGACAACGAAACCGCGGTGGCGCCGGACAGCCGCATCGTCATCGCGCGGGGAAAACTGCTG gcTCCCAGCGTGGTTGGATGAGGCATCAAGAAAATGCCCGAGCTGCATCACTTTCTGTTGGAGCGCTGGGCTTTGTA TCACAACCTGGAGTACGATTCCTCGGAGGAAGTGGACCCCAGACTCGTTTTTTATAATGACAAAGACGAAGTCATAAAG ACGGTTAGTGTGAAAGGCATGAAGGCGTTGGAGATCGCCGCCCTGCTGGACTCCCTGGGCTTCTACAAGCGGTCTCAGAAGGGCGAAGAGGTGCCGGAGGAATTCCAGAACTTCCCCCTGCACGCCCCCCGTGACGAGCTGTGA
- the LOC144018777 gene encoding uncharacterized protein LOC144018777, which translates to MPSKRKKNQRRMRRVQAQRRALEERNSCGSPAIIAHKEQKTKRSAKVQPEPQAQVGPAVPEPVPIEKKHGEANPKPPAMSQVKVLARELVAEASEPAVSAAALEPKPKQTARQGVEPESTQQVVSNAPRPETVTEETKSGKQVVTSRTFNPQPITETQPAAKGEPKADPDVKVKPDLVGGVIASVPKLVRCTFNPEPVIKAESVVQVEPQSIQRVAASRPQPITGTQPAAKGEPKADPDVKVKPDLVGGVIASVPKLVRCTFNPEPVIKAESVVQVEPQSIQRVAASRPQPITGTQPAAKREPKADPAVKVEADLVEKVIASGPKLVRCTFNPEPVIKAESVVQVEPQSIQRVAASRPQPITGTQPAAKREPKADPAVKVEADLVEKVIASGPKLVRCTFNPEPVIKAEPVVQVERVAASGPQPVNCTIDPEPAQVAIQKVVGEVVCCTFDPQPVVEAELAVKVESESVEQVVTSLPKVISCTRDPELAEPSAANEREQVKPKKIPEAKPKEKPEPEPVAGGQTVGCSLNPEPVAVAAEAVQVTHVQKPEHEVAQAEPEPKAASEPVAVKDGAAASLKCPSEGSSTSSRQMHAGSTKEIALEAALKGHIVPEVSIEG; encoded by the exons ATGCCCAGCAAGAGGAAGAAGAACCAGCGTCGCATGAGGAGAGTG CAGGCGCAGCGGCGAGCGCTGGAGGAACGCAACAGCTGCGGCTCGCCCGCAATCATCGCCCACAAAGAACAAAAGACCAAAAGGAGCGCCAAGGTCCAACCTGAACCGCAGGCCCAGGTCGGCCCGGCAGTCCCGGAACCGGTCCCCATTGAGAAGAAGCATGGAGAAGCAAATCCAAAACCGCCAGCAATGAGTCAG GTCAAAGTCTTGGCACGGGAGCTTGTGGCAGAAGCAAGTGAGCCCGCCGTCTCTGCCGCTGCACTTgaaccaaaaccaaaacaaactgcCAGACAGGGAGTAGAACCCGAATCAACGCAGCAAGTGGTCTCCAATGCACCAAGACCAGAAACCGTAACGGAGGAAACAAAGTCAGGAAAGCAAGTGGTCACTAGTCGCACCTTCAACCCACAACCGATCACCGAAACACAACCGGCCGCTAAAGGGGAACCGAAAGCAGACCCGGATGTTAAGGTGAAACCAGATTTGGTAGGAGGGGTTATCGCTAGTGTACCAAAGCTGGTCAGGTGCACCTTCAACCCAGAACCAGTAATTAAAGCAGAGTCGGTTGTTCAGGTGGAACCACAATCAATTCAACGGGTCGCAGCCAGCAGACCACAACCGATCACTGGAACACAACCGGCCGCTAAAGGGGAACCGAAAGCAGACCCGGATGTTAAGGTGAAACCAGATTTGGTAGGAGGGGTTATCGCTAGTGTACCAAAGCTGGTCAGGTGCACCTTCAACCCAGAACCAGTAATTAAAGCAGAGTCGGTTGTTCAGGTGGAACCACAATCAATTCAACGGGTCGCAGCCAGCAGACCACAACCGATCACTGGAACACAACCCGCCGCTAAACGAGAACCGAAAGCAGACCCGGCTGTTAAGGTGGAAGCAGATTTGGTAGAGAAGGTTATCGCTAGTGGACCAAAGCTGGTCAGGTGCACCTTCAACCCAGAACCAGTAATTAAAGCAGAGTCGGTTGTTCAGGTGGAACCACAATCAATTCAACGGGTCGCAGCCAGCAGACCACAACCGATCACTGGAACACAACCCGCCGCTAAACGAGAACCGAAAGCAGACCCGGCTGTTAAGGTGGAAGCAGATTTGGTAGAGAAGGTTATCGCTAGTGGACCAAAGCTGGTCAGGTGCACCTTCAACCCAGAACCGGTAATTAAAGCAGAACCGGTGGTTCAGGTGGAACGGGTCGCAGCCAGCGGACCACAACCTGTCAATTGCACCATCGACCCGGAGCCAGCACAAGTGGCGATCCAAAAGGTTGTAGGGGAGGTCGTCTGTTGCACCTTTGACCCACAACCAGTCGTCGAAGCGGAACTGGCCGTGAAGGTGGAATCAGAGTCGGTCGAGCAGGTTGTTACCAGTTTACCAAAAGTGATCAGTTGCACGCGTGATCCGGAACTGGCAGAGCCATCTGCTGCAAATGAACGAGAGCAAGTAAAACCCAAGAAGATCCCCGAAGCAAAACCCAAGGAGAAACCTGAACCAGAACCAGTTGCTGGAGGACAGACCGTCGGCTGCTCCCTCAACCCAGAACCGGTAGCTGTAGCAGCTGAAGCAGTGCAGGTTACCCATGTACAGAAACCAGAACATGAGGTTGCTCAAGCGGAACCAGAACCAAAGGCTGCATCAGAACCGGTTGCTGTTAAG gACGGCGCCGCCGCCAGTCTGAAATGTCCCTCGGAAGGGAGCAGCACATCGTCACGGCAGATGCACGCGGGATCAACCAAG GAAATAGCGTTAGAGGCAGCGCTGAAAGGTCACATCGTACCAGAGGTCTCCATCGAGGGATAG